Within Sporosarcina sp. PTS2304, the genomic segment CTCAACTTCATTCTGATCGAACCAACCTTTAACGAAATTACTCAAGCGTTCTGGGAAGTCACGTAAAATACGCGGGCTGCGGTCAAATAGTTTGATGTTTAAATCTGGGCGACTTTCGCGTAGTTCACTCGCTAGCTCGATACCGCTCAATCCGGCACCCACAATACCGACAGTGGCTCCTCCGCTTAGTCCTAACAGCGTTTGATATGTAGTTCTAGATTTTCCGATAGTCTGAATGCTTAATGTATGTTCTGCGGCACCCGGTACCCCATGGAAGTTGTCTTCAGAGCCTAAACCAATGACTAGTTCATCATACGTAAGCGTTTGGCCATTTGTTAGTAGTACTGCTTTTTCTTCAGGTTTGATCTCTTGAATCTCGCCTTCTACTACTTTTAATTGTTCATGATTTGGAATCGCTACTCGTATGTCAGAGTCTGGAACGGTTCCTGCTGCCAATGCATAGAATTCTGTCTTCAAACTATGGAACGGTGTTCTGTCGACAAGCGTAATTTCAATATCACTTGGCAATTCCTTGTTCAGTAGACGTAGTAACATCCGCATGTTGCCATAACCGGCACCTAATAATAGTAATTTCCTCATAAAGTTCTCCTTTTATGTGTGATATCTATGTTCCGATTGAACCTCATTTGTTAGTATATCAGTTTGTGATTACTTTCACAATATGTCTACTCATTGACGGACAACTTAAAAAAGAGTACCATTTCTAATAGGCGAGGTGAGAAAGATGAATCCCATCGTGGAGTTTTGTATTAGTAATTTGGCGAATGGAGCCTATCCAGTATTTGAGACATTAGAGAGAGATCCGAATATCGATGTGCTTGAATACGGTTGTTTAAGTTATTGCACGAAATGCGCAGATACATTATATGCGCTTGTCAACGGCGAACTGGTCGAAGCGGATACGCCTGATGAATTGACTGCGCGTATTTATCAATTCATTGAAGACAATCCTCTTTTTTAATTATAAAATGTATAGTAAAAAGACTGTAGGCAAACTTTTTCCACAAGGAGTTTGTTTACAGTCTTTTATTTTTCGCGCTTTGATAAAATTGTTATCAGTAGTTCCAATTTGCTAATGTAGACAAGATGTAGGTTGGCTGAACTTCTTTTTTCAAGAGCTCCTGAACGGGTGTCACGCCTGTTGCGACGTAAGCGGTGTCTATGCCATAGCGAATTCCTGCCAAAATGTCGGTATCATAATTATCTCCAATCAACACCATCTGATTCTTTTCATACGAACCTTGCTGTTGAATGAATTGCAGCATATGAGGCTCAGGCTTGCCGACGACAAATGGCTCAACTCCAGTGGCCGCTTCCATTAACTTTAGAAATGAACCATTACCCGGAACAAGCCCTCTTTCTGTCGGAAATCGCTGATCTACGTTCGTTCCTAAAAAATGCGCTCCGTTGCGAATGGCTAAACAAGCTTCCGATAGTTTACTATACGTAATCTGACGGTCTAGCCCCATCATCACTACGTCTGGGTTCGACGTCGTCATAGAAATCCCTTCCGCTACTAACGCTTCTTCCAGTCCTTCTTCCCCAATCATTAATACACGAGCATCTGGATAATGTTGTTTACAAAATTTCGCTAGCGCCATCGGTGAATTCATAATGTGCTCTACATCGGTTTGGACGCCGAAATTCGCTAGTTTTTGTTGCTGTTCTGCCCGTGTATAGGCTGCATTATTTGTAATAAAGTACGTTTCTGCCCCTTGCATCTGGCAACGCGCAACAAAATCTACAGCTTCCTGAATCGGTTCTTTTCCGCGATACATTGTGCCATCTAAATCTAAGCAATACACTTTATACTGTTTCATCGTCATTATTCCGTCGGTAAGAATGCAGAAACCGGCCCTAATTCATTAGTTAAATAATCCCGGACCTGTTGTGGGAACAATTTAAGTTCGTTCGCAGTTCGGCGGATAGAGTTTTCTACTTCTGCAGTTTCCACTTCTGTAAATTGACGGACAATCATCGGACGAATCGAAATAAATGATTTTAGAGGTGTCGCCTGCTCAGGACGAATGACTTTTTCATCTTCTAAAATGTCAATAATATCATCATAGCTGCCAGGATCACGCATAATAAATCCATCAATCATAGAGTTTCCTACATCGATAACACCTTCGATTAAACCATGGGCAATACGTTCGACCGCAAGCCTTTTCACTTCACTTTCATGCCAGTTACTTTCGCTCTCAAATGTTCTAATTAACTCTTCCATATAAGAAAGTGTTTTACTAATTTGTTTTTGATCGACAAAATACATAATCACTCTTCCTCCTCAAGTTTTACTCACTCTATCTTACCATATTTTCAGCGAAACGAATAAAAGCTCCGAGCGATTGCCCGAAGCTTTTTATTCTATTATTGATCTTGTGTCTCATTGGCTTGTTGTTCAGCAACGGAGTCTGGTTCTGGTTTTACTTTTCCGATTTTCTTCAAAATAAAATAGGCACAACCAAAGTTACAATACTCATAAATATAATCTTGAACGGTACTTATTTTAGTTTCATACGTGGATTTGGAATTGCGGTCCTCAAAAAATCCCTTTAATCGCAACTGACCGTATCCCCAGTCCCCTAAAATATAATCATACTTTAACAGTACTTCACTAAACCGTTCATTTAACGCTTCCTCATCAAAGCCGTCGCGAAACTCTGTCGCAATTTCGTATTGGGTGTTCTCTAGAATAACCATCTGTTTCACTTCCATTTACCTGCTCGCTTGTTGTTCTAGTTCCAATTGTTCATCACCTAGACGCTGCTTCTCTTTTGCCGCAGCATTCACTTGCTCATCTGCATGGTAACTAGAGCGTACAAGCGGCCCTGCCTCACAATGTGAGAATCCTTTAGCCATCGCAATTTTACGTAGTTCCCCAAACTCATCAGGAGAATAATATTTAACAACTTTAGCGTGTTTCTTAGTCGGCTGTAAATATTGTCCGATTGTCATAATATCTACGTTGTGTGCGCGAAGATCATCCATTGTTTCAATGATTTCCTCTACCGTTTCTCCAAGCCCTACCATCAAAGATGATTTCGTAGGGATTTCTGGATACATTTCTTTAGAACGAGCCAATAATTCTAATGAACGATCATACGTTGCACGTGCCCGAACTCTTGGTGTCAAGCGACGTACGGTTTCAATATTATGATTTAAAATATCAGGTTTCGCATCCATTAGACGTTGAAGATTATCACGATCACCGCCCATATCTGAAGGTAATACTTCAATCGTTGTGAATGGATTACTACGTCGAATCGCACGAATCGTTTCAGCAAAAATTGCAGATCCGCCATCTTTCAGATCATCACGTGCTACAGCAGTCACAACTACGTGTTTCAGATTCATTAATTCAACTGATTCAGCAACGCGTTCTGGTTCGGCCGTGTCAAGTTCATTTGGCAGACCCGTTTTCACCGCACAGAAGCGGCAGGCTCTCGTACATACAGCTCCTAATATCATGAACGTTGCAGTACGGCGCTCTCCCCAACATTCGTGTATGTTCGGACAACGTGCTTCTTCGCAAACGGTATGTAAGTTTTTCTCACGCATTAATTTCTTTAAACCTGTATAATTCTCATTGGTGTTTAGCTTGATTTTCAGCCAATCCGGCTTCTTTACATGCTCTGACTTTCTTCCGGTTTCAGGTCTACATGACAACGCTACCGACTCCATTCTGTTCTTAGTTTCTACTCATGTCAATGTAACATAAATTCAGATAACCTTCAATTATAGATGGTCTGACCATGTTGAATGATAATTTGCTGTTGGGAGAATTCTTGAATTTGTGTCAGGAAGTCAGTTGGTGTTCGTCTAGAAGTTGGAGTGGGATAAGTGACCCCTCTTTTGTACTGCAGAAAATGAGTGTACGTGCTAGGATTCTCCCTACAGAACCGGACGCTTTCCTGAGGGGACGCGGCGGACTCGCCAGAAGTGCTTTGGCGATTACGCCTGTCGTCCTGATCCTCCAAGAGTCGCCGGTTCTTCCGGGAGAATCCTTGAGTTTGTGTCGGGAAGTCAGTTTGTGTTCGTCCAGAAGTTGGAGTGAGGTAAGTGACTTCTCCTTTGCAGTGCTGAAAAGTAGTGTACGTGCTAGGATTCTCCCTGCAGAACCGGACGCTTTCCTGAGGGTGCGCGGCGGACTCGCCAGAAGTGCGTTGGCGATTACGCCTGTCGCACTGATCCTCCAGGAGTCGCCGGTTCTTCCGGGAGAATCCTTGAGTTTGTGTCGGGAAGTCAGTTTGTGTTCGTCCAGAAGTTGGAGTGAGGTAAGTGACTTCTCCTTTGCAGTGCTGAAAAGTAGTGTACGTGCTAGGATTCTCCCTGCAGAACCGGACGCTTTCCTGAGGGTGCGCGGCGGACTCGCCAGAAGTGCGTTGGCGATTACGCCTGTCGCACTGATCCTCCAGGAGTCGCCGGTTCTTCCGGGAGAATCCTTGAGTTTGTGTCGGGAAGTCAGTTTGTGTTCGTCCAGAAATAGAGTATGGTAAGCTCTACTTCCTGAACAGTGTGGGTGAAGCTTTGGATTGCCAGATTGAATACATATAGAGTCATTGCTTGTTCCACTCAGTCCATCGAAATAGTCATAGTAGCTGATGTTGGTCTTTCACCACATACAAAGAGTGATCAAACTGTCTTGCACACACAAAGTACGGCTGAAGCTGGAAGACGATCGACTCCGGGAGGATCAAGGGTGACAGGTGTAACTCGCAACGCACTTTTGCGAGGTCCACCGCGCCCCCTCCGGAAAGCGTATCGTCTGGAAGCGCAAGCCGCAAGACTCTTCAAGTCAGCTTCACTCCATCTAATAAACGAACATGAAGTAGCAGACAAGCCCACGTAGTCTTTCACCACATACAAAGAGTGATCAAACTGTCTTGCACACGCTAAGTTTCGGCTGGAGCTTGCAGATGATCGACTCCGGGAGGATCAGGAAAAGCCGTAGCGAAGGACGGCTTTTGCGAGTGAAGCGTAGCGAGAAGGAGCACATCTTTGCATTTGACAGGCGTAACCCGCAGCGCTTGACGGTTCGCCGCGTCCCCTCCGGAAAGCGTATCGTCTGGAAGCGTAAGCCGCACGACTCTTCAAGTTAGGCTTATTTCATCTACTCATCATAGTTATACTAGCTTATTAATAAATCAACAAGTGAATTATACATAATATAGTCACTAAACAGGCTTGAACATAAAAGAATGAGAAAAAGAGCTGTCACAAAAAATCGGCACTGCCTGTCGTTTTTGAGACAATAATAAAACACCCTCTAAACAGCCTTTTGTCGGTATTGTACCGGCGACTGGCTGTTTAGTTTCGTTTGAATACGGATATGGTTATAATAGTGAATATACTCTTCGACAATTTGTATTACACAAGCATTTGTTGTGCGATAGATCTCGTCGAGGTAGAACGTTTCAGACTTTAGCGAGGAGTGAAACGTTTCGATGGGGGAATTATCAGCGGGCGTGCCTTTACGGGACATGCTCATGGTAATTCCTTTCTTTTTGACTGCTTCTTGATAAGCATAAGACGTATAAACAGAACCTTGATCACTATGAAGAATACAGCCCTCTGGTAGCTCTGCTAGTTGATTTAGGGTATCCAACACGAAGGCTGTATCTTGTGTAGATCCAATAGTGTAGGCCACGA encodes:
- a CDS encoding NAD(P)/FAD-dependent oxidoreductase, which codes for MRKLLLLGAGYGNMRMLLRLLNKELPSDIEITLVDRTPFHSLKTEFYALAAGTVPDSDIRVAIPNHEQLKVVEGEIQEIKPEEKAVLLTNGQTLTYDELVIGLGSEDNFHGVPGAAEHTLSIQTIGKSRTTYQTLLGLSGGATVGIVGAGLSGIELASELRESRPDLNIKLFDRSPRILRDFPERLSNFVKGWFDQNEVEVVANSNITKVGESVLYNHEETIAVDAVVWTAGIKPGKVIDDMAVQKDRSGRVVLNQYHQVPSYPNVYVVGDIAALPHAPSAQLAEVQAEQIVQVLRLVWKDEPLMAEMPELKLKGFMGSLGKKQGFAYLADRTVTGRIARLMKSGLLWMYKWHNG
- a CDS encoding YuzB family protein yields the protein MNPIVEFCISNLANGAYPVFETLERDPNIDVLEYGCLSYCTKCADTLYALVNGELVEADTPDELTARIYQFIEDNPLF
- a CDS encoding TIGR01457 family HAD-type hydrolase, producing the protein MKQYKVYCLDLDGTMYRGKEPIQEAVDFVARCQMQGAETYFITNNAAYTRAEQQQKLANFGVQTDVEHIMNSPMALAKFCKQHYPDARVLMIGEEGLEEALVAEGISMTTSNPDVVMMGLDRQITYSKLSEACLAIRNGAHFLGTNVDQRFPTERGLVPGNGSFLKLMEAATGVEPFVVGKPEPHMLQFIQQQGSYEKNQMVLIGDNYDTDILAGIRYGIDTAYVATGVTPVQELLKKEVQPTYILSTLANWNY
- a CDS encoding DUF86 domain-containing protein, whose translation is MYFVDQKQISKTLSYMEELIRTFESESNWHESEVKRLAVERIAHGLIEGVIDVGNSMIDGFIMRDPGSYDDIIDILEDEKVIRPEQATPLKSFISIRPMIVRQFTEVETAEVENSIRRTANELKLFPQQVRDYLTNELGPVSAFLPTE
- a CDS encoding YutD family protein, producing MVILENTQYEIATEFRDGFDEEALNERFSEVLLKYDYILGDWGYGQLRLKGFFEDRNSKSTYETKISTVQDYIYEYCNFGCAYFILKKIGKVKPEPDSVAEQQANETQDQ
- the lipA gene encoding lipoyl synthase; the encoded protein is MESVALSCRPETGRKSEHVKKPDWLKIKLNTNENYTGLKKLMREKNLHTVCEEARCPNIHECWGERRTATFMILGAVCTRACRFCAVKTGLPNELDTAEPERVAESVELMNLKHVVVTAVARDDLKDGGSAIFAETIRAIRRSNPFTTIEVLPSDMGGDRDNLQRLMDAKPDILNHNIETVRRLTPRVRARATYDRSLELLARSKEMYPEIPTKSSLMVGLGETVEEIIETMDDLRAHNVDIMTIGQYLQPTKKHAKVVKYYSPDEFGELRKIAMAKGFSHCEAGPLVRSSYHADEQVNAAAKEKQRLGDEQLELEQQASR